CGAGCGTACAGTTCCGAGAGATTGGATCAACAAGGATGGTACATATGTTACTAACGAATTTATCACCTACGTAAGACCTCTTATTCAGGGTGATGTTGGACCTATCATGGTTGATGGTATTCCAAGACATTTGTACAGACCTGGTTTCCAGGATCTTCTTTGATATTGAATTAGCAAGTGACCATGGGCTACCAGTTTAAGGTAGTCCATGGTTTTTTCATATGATATTAAAACGCTCCGTTGAGGATGCGTACTTGCGTGCGACATTCTTTTATATTGAGGCAATAATAATATGAGCAGATACGGAATTGGTACTGTAACAATAGACACAAATTTGAATATAGCAAACATTGGTGAAGAAAACTCTGATAAGTTAGTGGTTGACCTTAATAAAAATTTTTTAGAGATGATACTTCCGGATGATCGTCATCTGATCTATGAGATGATTGAAAAAATCACAGAAAAAGAGCCTTATTCATTCTGCTTTAGATTTATGGGAGATAAGGGAGAAGAGAACTGGGTAATTGCTCTGTGCTATAAAAAAGAAATTTCCGGAAATGATTATTACCAGATAACGATGCAGGATATTTCTGAATTGGAAGAAAAGATATCCATGGACAGCCTGGATTTTGGGACAGGGCTTTGGGATAAAAAGACGATTGTTGAATATGCAAAGTTTAGATGTGCGCATCCGTCCGGTGTTTTTAACCTTTGCATACTTGATATAGATAACTTTAAGAATATCAACGATACTAAGGGACATTCTTTTGGTGATAAAGTTCTTAAGGATGTTAGTACAACCATCAGAAATATTCTTGGTAGCCACGGTAAGGCAGGAAGAATAGGAGGCGATGAAATGATGCTTATTATTGATGATGCACCTGATAACCCATCGCTTCGTACATTTTTAAAACCTATCCGTGAGAGCATACAGAACTTATACAGGGATCAGAATGGCAATCCGCTTATAACAGTTTCAGTTGGTTCAGCCAGGTTTCCAACTGACCTTTCTGAGTACGACGCTTTGTTTGATCTTGCTGATAAGATGTTGTATAGAGCCAAGAGCAGGGGCAAGAACAGATATGTCATGTACAATCCTGATATTCATGGGAAGATTGTCGATGGCTTATACAGGGAAGAAAATAAAACTATCAAGGATGCAGCGCCTGTCGATAAGATAAGGCTTGTGCTTGATACTATTGAAGACTTACTTGAAGCTGAAGGGGCAGTTTCAGAACAGCTTCTTAAGATAATAGGCACATACGAGCTTGATCATGTCTATGTATTTTATGGAGATGTGTCTAATAGCTTTTGTGGTTTTAAAATGCTTGAGAGTACAGAAACTTCAACGGAGAAAGGAATTAAGCGTATAGTAGAAGTAACAGCCGATATATCTTTTGTTAAAGATGAAGATTTTGACCAGCATTTTAATTCCAATGGTGTATTTGTGATAGATAGTCCTGAAAAACAGCTTGGGTCAGGCACAAGAGCCGACAGCTATTTTGCATCTCATGATATTAAACATGCCTTCATATATAAGATGAAGGATGTGTTTAATGGGGGCTATGTATTCTTTTATAATACGAACGAATTATCGAGAAAATTCCCACAACCGGATATAACTGACTTTACTTATCTGGGTAAAATGATAGAAATTGCTCTCAAAAGCAGGTAAAACAAGGAAAAATTATAAAAAATTTAGATTTTCGTGTATTTTTCGGCATTTATAGCTTGTTTGCGGTACAAAATAGTGGTAGAATGGGCAATGTAGTAAAATATTTCTTTTTGGAGGGAAAATTTAATGAACAAGACAGAACTTATCGATGCAATCGCTAAGGAAGCAGGACTTTCAAAGAAGGACGCTGCTGCAGCACTCAACGCTTTCACAGACACAGTAACAAAGGAGCTTAAGAAAAAGGGAAAGGTTCAGCTTGTTGGTTTCGGTACATTCGAGACAACAAAGAGAGCTGCTAGAACAGGTAAGAATCCTCAGACTGGCGCTGCTATCAAGATTCCTGCATCTGTAGCACCTAAGTTCAAAGCTGGTAAGGCTCTTAAGGATCTTGTAAACAAGAAATAATTTTATACGAATGATTGAAGCTGCGTCTTATGACGCAGCTTT
The sequence above is a segment of the Butyrivibrio proteoclasticus B316 genome. Coding sequences within it:
- a CDS encoding GGDEF domain-containing protein; the protein is MSRYGIGTVTIDTNLNIANIGEENSDKLVVDLNKNFLEMILPDDRHLIYEMIEKITEKEPYSFCFRFMGDKGEENWVIALCYKKEISGNDYYQITMQDISELEEKISMDSLDFGTGLWDKKTIVEYAKFRCAHPSGVFNLCILDIDNFKNINDTKGHSFGDKVLKDVSTTIRNILGSHGKAGRIGGDEMMLIIDDAPDNPSLRTFLKPIRESIQNLYRDQNGNPLITVSVGSARFPTDLSEYDALFDLADKMLYRAKSRGKNRYVMYNPDIHGKIVDGLYREENKTIKDAAPVDKIRLVLDTIEDLLEAEGAVSEQLLKIIGTYELDHVYVFYGDVSNSFCGFKMLESTETSTEKGIKRIVEVTADISFVKDEDFDQHFNSNGVFVIDSPEKQLGSGTRADSYFASHDIKHAFIYKMKDVFNGGYVFFYNTNELSRKFPQPDITDFTYLGKMIEIALKSR
- a CDS encoding HU family DNA-binding protein translates to MNKTELIDAIAKEAGLSKKDAAAALNAFTDTVTKELKKKGKVQLVGFGTFETTKRAARTGKNPQTGAAIKIPASVAPKFKAGKALKDLVNKK